In one Nicotiana tomentosiformis chromosome 6, ASM39032v3, whole genome shotgun sequence genomic region, the following are encoded:
- the LOC104084864 gene encoding protein TIFY 6B-like: MERDFMGLAVKQEIPEEPATDPAMARSSAILQRSFSNKAPPQYLSFKDAQGNTPKTGFDSLASAGLVTITTSHEAVDSIHRPYTAVTQKNMMLEKQGITNYTMTTYPPHKIGTNSVQQSHEVRVLPVANQTHQISVSTSNMHGRQPLISSAGQNLISIVNQNPAKGAQITSPISILPTRNGVVGTTELRGAPKTSAGPAQLTIFYAGSVSVYDNISPEKAQAIMLLAGNTPTVTPSTTSTTSPVQEIPKSPSVDAFVVNKCHSTTSPSFSSPISITSHGASQSIGVLSNNTNQITMSIRSIGVLTNSPSNKMEPSNVVHSQESHPLSHTLSAVPQARKASLVRFLEKRKERVLSASPYDNSKQTSQYNTPGSGSWSFFANSTGSSTVLPATN, from the exons ATGGAGAGAGATTTCATGGGGTTGGCTGTAAAACAAGAAATACCTGAAGAACCAGCCACAGATCCAG CAATGGCCAGAAGTTCGGCTATATTGCAGAGGTCATTCTCTAACAAGGCTCCTCCTCAATACCTTTCATTCAAAGATGCTCAAGGGAATACTCCTAAGACTGGTTTTGATTCTCTTGCATCAGCTGGATTGGTAACTATAACCACAAGTCACGAAGCTGTTGACTCAATTCATCGACCATACACTGCTGTAACACAG AAAAATATGATGCTTGAAAAGCAAGGGATAACGAACTATACAATGACAACTTACCCTCCACATAAAATTGGTACAAATTCAGTTCAGCAATCTCATGAAGTCAGAGTACTCCCAGTTGCTAATCAAACACATCAGATTTCTGTATCTACGAGCAATATGCATGGTCGTCAGCCCTTAATTTCTTCTGCTGGACAGAATTTGATTTCTATAGTAAATCAAAATCCTGCTAAAGGAGCCCAAATAACAAGCCCCATTTCCATTCTTCCGACTCGCAATGGTGTTGTGGGCACTACTGAATTGAG GGGTGCTCCCAAGACTTCAGCTGGACCTGCTCAGCTAACCATCTTTTATGCTGGTTCAGTCAGTGTTTACGACAATATTTCTCCAGAGAAG GCTCAAGCTATCATGTTACTTGCTGGAAATACACCTACTGTTACTCCAAGTACAACATCTACTACATCTCCAGTTCAGGAAATTCCTAAATCTCCTTCTGTTGATGCTTTTGTTGTAAACAAATGCCATAGTACTACATCGCCTAGTTTTTCCAGCCCCATTTCTATAACCTCACACGGCGCCTCTCAGTCTATTGGAGTACTGTCTAATAATACGAATCAAATAACTATGAGTATCAGGTCAATCGGAGTCCTGACTAATTCTCCCTCTAACAAAATGGAGCCATCCAATGTTGTCCATTCTCAAGAATCTCATCCTCTTAGCCATACATTATCAG CTGTGCCTCAGGCTCGCAAAGCATCCTTAGTTCGGTTCTTGGAGAAGCGCAAGGAAAG GGTACTGAGTGCATCACCATACGACAATAGCAAGCAAACTTCACAATATAACACACCTGGATCTGGCAGCTGGAGCTTCTTTGCCAACTCTACAGGATCCAGTACTGTTCTTCCTGCTACCAATTAG